A portion of the Pangasianodon hypophthalmus isolate fPanHyp1 chromosome 20, fPanHyp1.pri, whole genome shotgun sequence genome contains these proteins:
- the hrh1 gene encoding histamine H1 receptor — protein sequence METKTGGEVNKILQDHASLNFTTYLNASLSLHHHVNNAVLGIILGMLCLLTTIMNILVLLAVRKERTLHTVGNLYIVSLSLADLIVGATVMPLNLVYLLEDEWKLGRVVCQFWLVMDYVASTASIFSLFILCLDRYQSVRHPLRYLKYRTRGRATLMICFAWLLSMMWIIPILGWRMFANVDRKPELESKCDTDFRFVTWFKVLTAILNFYIPSFLMLWFYSQIFIAVREHYKQWESVTIAKVVADEGINVQSLKHQRTFCKMAEEENLALQTYSQKEGILDQYTLEQPYNSRDTNEENGESLGDKKSKHRKTSFFKITKPKKKTVRDPREVSSVNQEVNSETPSKDPSIPLGILQHEEDADLKMFVSVTDCNVLVPNSVANICEVTPNTDVHKHITILCNDDANAQSPVSQGSWMHDDGPMIDGSNTMTLRQTWQKFCEQSKQCVQNMRVHKERKAVRQLGFIIGAFLVCWIPYFITFMVMALCNTCVHHDLHMFTIWLGYINSTLNPFIYPLCNENFKRVFKKIFRIKQ from the coding sequence ATGGAGACTAAGACGGGCGGTGAAGTCAATAAAATCCTGCAAGACCATGCCAGCTTAAATTTTACAACCTATTTAAATGCATCTCTTTCCCTCCACCATCATGTGAACAATGCAGTGCTGGGGATAATTCTGGGCATGTTGTGTCTCCTGACAACCATCATGAACATTCTGGTTCTTCTTGCTGTGAGGAAGGAACGTACTTTACATACCGTGGGGAACCTTTATATCGTCAGCCTCTCTTTAGCAGATCTAATAGTTGGGGCAACTGTAATGCCACTAAACCTTGTCTATCTACTTGAGGATGAATGGAAACTTGGTCGTGTGGTTTGTCAGTTCTGGTTGGTAATGGATTATGTAGCTAGCACGGCCTCaattttcagtttgtttatcCTTTGCCTGGACAGATATCAGTCTGTTAGGCACCCACTGAGGTATCTGAAATATCGAACACGGGGAAGAGCGACACTGATGATTTGTTTTGCTTGGCTTCTCTCCATGATGTGGATTATTCCCATTTTGGGATGGAGGATGTTTGCTAATGTTGATCGGAAACCTGAGCTAGAAAGCAAGTGCGACACGGACTTCCGCTTCGTCACATGGTTTAAAGTGCTGACCGCCATTCTCAACTTTTACATCCCATCATTCCTGATGCTATGGTTCTATTCGCAAATTTTCATAGCTGTGCGAGAACATTACAAGCAATGGGAGAGTGTCACTATTGCTAAGGTGGTGGCAGATGAAGGCATAAATGTGCAAAGTTTAAAACATCAGAGAACATTCTGTAAAATGGCAGAGGAAGAGAATCTGGCCTTGCAGACTTACTCTCAAAAGGAAGGTATATTGGATCAGTATACTTTGGAGCAGCCATACAACTCAAGGGACACCAATGAGGAGAACGGTGAATCCCTGGGTGATAAAAAATCCAAACACAGGAAAACCTCATTTTTTAAGATTACAAAACCTAAGAAGAAAACTGTGAGGGATCCCCGTGAGGTTTCATCAGTAAACCAGGAGGTAAATTCTGAAACACCTTCAAAGGATCCATCTATACCTCTGGGCATTTTGCAACATGAAGAAGATGCAGATCTCAAAATGTTTGTATCTGTTACTGACTGTAATGTATTAGTGCCAAATTCGGTTGCTAATATTTGTGAGGTAACACCCAACACTGACGTTCACAAACACATCACCATTCTCTGTAACGATGATGCTAATGCACAGTCACCTGTATCGCAAGGGTCATGGATGCATGACGATGGGCCAATGATAGACGGTAGCAACACTATGACTTTGAGGCAAACATGGCAGAAATTCTGCGAACAGTCCAAGCAGTGTGTCCAGAACATGCGCGTTCATAAAGAACGGAAAGCGGTGAGGCAGTTGGGCTTCATCATCGGAGCTTTTTTGGTGTGCTGGATCCCGTATTTTATCACCTTCATGGTCATGGCGCTGTGCAACACATGCGTCCATCATGACCTCCACATGTTCACTATATGGTTGGGCTACATCAACTCCACTCTGAACCCCTTTATTTATCCACTTTGCAATGAGAATTTCAAAAGAGTATTTAAAAAGATCTTTCGTATCAAGCAGTGA